The following proteins are co-located in the Sandaracinaceae bacterium genome:
- a CDS encoding acyl-CoA thioesterase translates to MSEDTPPRSPSTPTDAHAASPSPTGRPPSDSYTEMTEMVLPQHTNVVGTAFGGVIMSWVDICAAIAAQRHCGEVAVTARVDAMEFHAPIRLGDVVCLRAQVNAAFGSSMEVGVLVEREDRRTRERTKCVESFLTFVNVIEGRPRAVPRLLLSTEDERRREQEAHARRAQRLAAR, encoded by the coding sequence ATGAGCGAAGACACACCCCCGCGCAGCCCGAGCACGCCCACCGACGCCCACGCCGCGTCGCCCTCGCCCACGGGGCGCCCTCCGAGCGACTCGTACACCGAGATGACGGAGATGGTGCTCCCCCAGCACACCAACGTCGTGGGCACGGCGTTCGGCGGCGTGATCATGAGCTGGGTGGACATCTGCGCGGCCATCGCGGCCCAGCGTCACTGCGGGGAGGTGGCCGTCACCGCGCGGGTGGACGCGATGGAGTTCCACGCGCCCATCCGCTTGGGCGACGTGGTGTGCCTGCGCGCGCAGGTCAACGCCGCGTTCGGGTCGTCGATGGAGGTGGGGGTCCTGGTGGAGCGGGAGGACCGGCGCACGCGTGAGCGGACCAAGTGTGTGGAGTCCTTCCTGACGTTCGTGAACGTCATCGAAGGCCGGCCCCGCGCGGTGCCCCGACTGCTGCTGAGCACGGAGGACGAGCGCCGGCGCGAGCAGGAAGCCCACGCGCGCCGGGCGCAGCGGTTGGCGGCGCGCTGA
- a CDS encoding tetratricopeptide repeat protein: protein MFTQKSHIALRVVAGLLALLSLGPVERADAQAPLLPELQRTARRARTDPAPHRDYARALLRAGQFRAAEREFKVAARLSRNDPAALLEVADAVFATGDWNASRRACTALERATEQNSAWSRVCRAKAYLVGQRSARAFEELEIVLREMPDLPQAHLALGDAHRFRADTENALSAYRRAAALDPSSAAPHLGMGLLYEATGRRAEAIAALREAQRLEGTWPEVQRALGHIVGGEEGLALLRAAAEGYPTWALAQAELGRAEQRAGHLAEARAALTRALALDADLAPAHATLGRVQFAEGDNPAAEASFRRALELVPNDAETAVALADLFAATERYEEALEGYRSAADMSPSDPSPLLAGARLAARLNRTLFATAYLDRALEQHPGHLATLELYGDVMLARNDRTRARAYYTEALQRATDEDLVRIRAKLAGL, encoded by the coding sequence GTGTTCACTCAAAAATCCCACATCGCCCTACGGGTAGTCGCCGGACTCCTCGCTCTGCTGTCGCTGGGGCCCGTCGAGCGCGCGGACGCTCAGGCGCCGCTCCTGCCCGAGCTGCAGCGCACCGCGCGGCGCGCGCGCACGGACCCGGCGCCGCACCGCGACTACGCGCGGGCGCTGCTGCGCGCGGGACAGTTCCGTGCCGCGGAGCGTGAGTTCAAGGTGGCCGCGCGCTTGTCGCGCAACGACCCGGCGGCGCTGCTCGAGGTGGCCGACGCCGTCTTCGCCACGGGCGACTGGAACGCCTCGCGACGCGCGTGCACCGCGCTCGAGCGGGCCACCGAGCAGAACTCGGCGTGGTCACGGGTGTGCCGGGCCAAGGCCTACCTGGTGGGGCAGCGCAGCGCGCGCGCGTTCGAAGAGCTCGAGATCGTGCTGCGCGAGATGCCCGATCTGCCTCAGGCACACCTGGCCCTCGGGGACGCGCACCGCTTCCGCGCGGACACGGAGAACGCGCTCTCGGCCTACCGCCGTGCGGCTGCGCTGGACCCGAGCTCGGCCGCTCCACACCTGGGCATGGGGCTCTTGTACGAAGCCACGGGGCGCCGGGCCGAGGCGATCGCCGCGCTGCGCGAGGCCCAGCGCCTCGAGGGAACGTGGCCCGAGGTGCAGCGCGCGCTGGGTCACATCGTGGGCGGTGAAGAGGGGCTCGCGCTGCTGCGCGCTGCGGCCGAGGGATACCCCACCTGGGCCCTCGCGCAGGCCGAGCTCGGCCGCGCCGAGCAACGCGCTGGACACCTGGCCGAGGCGCGCGCCGCGCTGACGCGCGCCCTCGCGCTCGACGCCGACCTCGCTCCCGCGCACGCCACGCTGGGCCGCGTGCAGTTCGCGGAAGGCGACAACCCCGCCGCAGAGGCGAGCTTCCGCCGCGCGCTCGAGCTGGTGCCCAACGACGCGGAGACCGCGGTGGCGCTGGCCGACCTGTTCGCCGCGACCGAGCGCTACGAAGAGGCCCTCGAGGGCTACCGCTCGGCCGCCGACATGAGCCCCAGTGACCCCAGCCCGCTGCTGGCGGGGGCCCGCTTGGCCGCGCGCTTGAACCGCACACTCTTCGCCACCGCGTACTTGGATCGCGCGCTCGAGCAGCACCCGGGTCACCTGGCGACGCTCGAGCTGTACGGCGACGTGATGCTCGCCCGCAACGACCGCACTCGCGCCCGCGCTTACTACACCGAGGCGCTGCAGCGCGCGACCGACGAGGACCTGGTGCGCATCCGGGCCAAGCTGGCGGGGCTGTAG